A region from the Gallus gallus isolate bGalGal1 chromosome 25, bGalGal1.mat.broiler.GRCg7b, whole genome shotgun sequence genome encodes:
- the LOC101751678 gene encoding trichohyalin isoform X8, whose translation MSHFLDSVSTIITVFYQHAKEDGDQSKLNRRKMKEFIEKEFADAIVNPHDPQTIEKILQFLEWDGDGEIDFNEFLLLVFRVAKACYWYLQKGQCLLQRTKLITSSKTIQEPEIKNRGSRQQLQEEEPQTLERNRHPPCIPEPQPDTRVQDLETHEETGSHRQQHNTQSRADARQSTRPSEIIPQEYEEQTQEPCDQRSRQRRQPPELDRLGDLQSHKHGSLKAAQNDERQNQEKPQREQLADVRSCSHSCEPQLLPDRRSDRQPREPALPAYDQRNHRPQDQEAVAHGRSSRRPHEPEEADRGRHNQPRNPELLKDERSRNHLRKLEQKELERSSRQPCKPECLDSERLHQSYLQEPLVISHKYNNTRELEEDYYEQGKTQKDRKSCESMMEERTQEDSVAEAEATVKIRRETQKREREEEAKRPRESARYQRTQENTVAEAEADVEIHRVSRGRERELEDRRPHESVRHVKTQENIVAEAEADVEIRRVSREREREQEDRRPRDSERYDRTREDIVAEAEANVEIRRVSRGREREEDRRPDELVRYVKTQEDIVAEAEADVQIPCVSRKREREGKLRRPRESVRYERTREDIAAEAEADVEIRHVTQKRETGQEDRKPRESQRYDKTREDVVAEAEADVEIRRVSRGREREQEDRRPRESQSYERTREDIAAEAEADVEIHRVSRERKREEEARRPRELLRSGQRWEDIVAEAEADVEIHRVSREREREEEARRPRDSVRYERTREDVVAEAEADVEIRRVSRGREREQEDRRPRESQRYERTREDIAAEAEADVEIRRVSQGREREQEDRRPRESQRYERTREDIVAEAEADVEIRRVSRGREREEARRPHQLVRYVKTQEDLVAEAEANVEIHRVSREREREEEARRPRDSVRYERTREDIAAEAEADVEIRRVSRGREREEARRPNELVRYVKTQEDTVAEAEADVEIHHVSREREREEEARRPRDSVRYERTREDIVAEAEADVEIRRVSRGREREQEDRRPRESQRHERTREDIAAEAEANVEIRRVSRERKREEEARRPRDSVRYERTREDTVAEAEADVEIRRVSRGREREEARRPCELVRYVKTQEDIVAEAEADVEIHRVSREREREEEARRPRDSVRYERTREDIAAEAEADVEIRRVSRGREREQEDRRPRESQRYERTREDIVAEAEADVEIRRVSRGREREQDDRRPRESQRYERTREDIVAEAEAEVEIHRVSRGREREEARRPDDSVRYVKTQEDIVAEAEADVEIRRVSREREREEEARRPRDSVRYERTQENIVAEAEADVEIRRVSRGRKREEEARRPRESQRYERTREDIVAEADLEIRRVSRERKREEEARRPRESQRYERTREDIVAEAEADVEIRRVSRGREREEARRPRESVRYVKTQEDIVAEAEADVEIYRVSREREREEARRPRDSVRYDRTREDIAAEAEADVEICRVSRGREREEARRPNELVRYVKTQEDTVAEAEADVEIHRVSREREREEEARRPRDSVRYERTREDIVAEAEADVEIRRVSRGREREQEDRRPRESQRYERTQEDIVAEAEADVEIRRVSRGREREQEDRRPHKSQRYERTREDIAAEAEADVEIRRVSRGREREQEDRRPRESQRYERTREDIVAEAEADVEIRRVSRGREREEARRPRDSVRYERTREDIVAEAEADVEIHRVSREREREEEARRPRDSVRYERTREDIVAEAEADVEIRRVSQGREREQEARRPCESQRYERTREDIVAEAEADVEIRRVSRGREREQDDRRPRESQRYERTREDIVAEAEAEVEIHRASRGREREEARRPDDSVRYVKTREDIVAEAEAEVEIRRVSREREREEEARRPRDSVRYERTQENIVAEAEADVEIRRVSRGREREQEDRRPRESQRYERTREDIVAEAEADVEIRRVSREREREEEARRPRDSVRYERTREDIVAEADLEIRRVSREREREEEARRPRESQRYERTREDIVAEAEADVEIRRVSRGREREEARRPRESVRYVKTQEDIVAEAEADVEIYRVSREREREEARRPRDSVRYERTREDIAAEAEADVEIRRVSRGREREEARRPNELVRYVKTQEDTVAEAEADVEIHRVSREREREEEARRPRDSVRYERTREDIAAEAEADVEIRRASQGREREQEDRRPHKSQRYERTREDIAAEAEADVEIRRVSRGREREEARRPCELVRYVKTQEDIVAEAEADVEIHRVSREREREEEARRPRDSVRYERTREDIVAEAEADVKIRRVSRGREREQEDRRPRESQRYERTWEDIVAEAEAEVEIHRASRGREREEARRPDDSVRYVKTREDIVAEAEADVEIRRVSQGREREQEARRPRESQRYERTREDIVAEAEADVEIRRVSQERERQEEARRPRDSVRYDRTREDIVAEAEADVEIRHVTQKREREQEDRRPRKSQRYERTREDIVAEAEAEVEIRRVSRGREREEARRPNELVRYVKTREDSVAEAEAEVEIRRVSREREREEEARRPRDSVRYERTREDIVAEADLEIRWVSRERKREEEARRPRESQRYERTREDIVAEAEADVEIHRVTREREREEARKPRDSVRYERTREDIVAEAEADVEIRRVSRGREREQEDRRPHESQRYERTREDIVAEADVQIHRVSQKREREQEARRPRESVRYEKTQEDILAEAEADVEIRHVSREREREEARRPRESLRYERTQEDIVTDAEAEVCREEVERADSLHEYEEAVKERRAVRSRAREEAPVRERRLDRQRDLEVERNRFPVRDDQGERQERSLYQTVDVDSRDLVPPGEVPSVTDVRVRYIPSDPDVRPEVQAVPEPCEPQSIAYLIHVIQNLNDPKATTYEIICQQSNDSGQPVYVRKCYVSPQPPVGPCKESSVLEPELQHLPSSSSQENARELEEPRKGEIRERSATGVKEGASAPELDSLKDDTSQAETREDRRDHQSPSVHDVEEKNHQPEGDGPKATEEEVSQEAESQGNKDREAKSRSPAARAPELQEAHKQGQQAAEEPRHPVPQRDEAGCCHEDAELPSPDRSRQAREEENSKRSSQQENNTQPQREEERSPMAPQALSHPMRDEAKAP comes from the exons ATGTCTCACTTCTTAGATAGTGTTTCCACCATCATTACTGTCTTTTACCAACATGCAAAGGAAGATGGAGACCAATCCAAACTCAACCGAAGAAAGATGAAGGAGTTCATCGAGAAGGAATTTGCAGATGCCATAGTG AACCCACATGACCCTCAGACAATTGAAAAGATTCTGCAGTTTCTGGagtgggatggagatggggaaatTGATTTTAATGAGTTCCTGCTTTTGGTATTCAGAGTAGCTAAGGCCTGCTACTGGTACCTGCAGAAGGGACAATGCCTTctgcaaagaacaaaactgaTAACCAGCAGCAAGACAATCCAAGAGCCTGAAATTAAGAACAGAGGGAGCCGTCAGCAGCTCCAGGAAGAGGAACCACAAACACTTGAGCGTAATCGCCATCCCCCCTGCATACCTGAGCCACAACCAGACACAAGGGTACAGGATCTTGAGACACACGAGGAGACAGGAAGTCATCGCCAGCAACATAacacacaaagcagagctgatGCAAGACAAAGCACCAGGCCGAGTGAAATAATCCCTCAGGAATATGAAGAACAAACCCAAGAGCCATGCGACCAACGAAGCAGACAAAGACGTCAGCCACCTGAGCTGGACAGACTGGGAGATTTACAAAGCCACAAGCATGGCAGCTTGAAGGCAGCACAGAATGATGAGAGACAAAATCAAGAGAAGCCTCAACGAGAGCAACTGGCAGacgtgaggagctgcagccattcCTGTgaaccacagctgctgccagacCGGCGGAGTGACCGTCAGCCACGTGAGCCAGCATTGCCAGCTTATGATCAAAGAAACCATAGACCACAAGATCAAGAGGCAGTGGCACATGGCAGAAGCAGCCGTCGGCCACATGAGCCAGAAGAAGCAGATAGAGGAAGGCACAATCAACCACGAAATCCTGAATTACTCAAAGATGAGAGAAGCCGCAACCACCTACGTAAGTTGGAACAAAAAGAACTTGAAAGAAGCAGCCGCCAGCCGTGCAAGCCTGAATGCCTGGATTCAGAAAGGCTGCATCAGTCATACCTCCAGGAACCGCTAGTAATAAGCCATAAATACAATAATACAAGGGAGCTGGAAGAAGATTATTACGAACAAGGGAAAACTCAGAAGGACAGAAAATCATGTGAATCCATGATGGAAGAAAGAACACAAGAGGACAGTGTGGCAGAAGCTGAAGCCACTGTAAAGATCCGCCGTGAGACccaaaaaagggagagagaagaggaggccaaGAGACCACGTGAATCGGCCAGGTACCAGAGGACACAGGAGAACACTGTGGCTGAAGCGGAAGCTGATGTGGAGATCCACCGTGTGAGccgaggaagggagagagaactggAGGACAGGAGACCTCATGAATCAGTGAGACATGTGAAAACACAAGAGAATAttgtggctgaagctgaagctgatGTGGAGATCCGCCGTGTGTCCCGGGAACGGGAGAGAGAACAAGAGGACAGGAGACCCCGTGACTCAGAGAGGTATGACAGGACACGGGAGGACAttgtggctgaagctgaagccAATGTGGAGATCCGCCGTGTGTCccgaggaagggagagagaagaggacAGGAGACCCGATGAGTTGGTGAGGTATGTGAAAACACAAGAGGACAttgtggctgaagctgaagctgatGTGCAGATCCCCTGTGTGTCCCGAAAAcgggagagggaggggaagcTCAGGAGACCCCGTGAATCAGTGAGGTATGAGAGAACACGGGAGGACATTGCGGCAGAAGCGGAAGCCGATGTGGAGATCCGCCACGTGACCCAAAAACGGGAAACAGGACAAGAGGACAGGAAACCACGTGAATCACAGAGGTATGATAAGACACGGGAGGATGttgtggctgaagctgaagccGATGTGGAGATCCGCCGTGTGTCccgaggaagggagagagaacaaGAGGACAGGAGACCACGTGAATCACAGAGCTATGAGAGGACACGGGAGGACATTGCGGCGGAAGCTGAAGCCGATGTGGAGATCCACCGGGTGAGCCGGGAAcggaagagagaagaggaggccagGAGACCTCGTGAATTGTTGAGGTCAGGACAGAGATGGGAGGACAttgtggctgaagctgaagccGATGTGGAGATCCACCGTGTGTCCCGGGAACgggaaagagaagaggaggccagGAGACCTCGTGACTCAGTGAGGTATGAGAGGACACGGGAGGACGttgtggctgaagctgaagccGATGTGGAGATCCGCCGTGTGTCccgaggaagggagagagaacaaGAGGACAGGAGACCACGTGAATCACAGAGGTATGAGAGGACACGGGAGGACATTGCGGCAGAAGCTGAAGCTGATGTGGAGATCCGCCGTGTGTCccaaggaagggagagagaacaaGAGGACAGGAGACCACGTGAATCACAGAGGTATGAGAGGACACGGGAGGACAttgtggctgaagctgaagctgatGTGGAGATCCGCCGTGTGTCccgaggaagggagagagaagaggcCAGGAGACCCCATCAGTTGGTGAGGTATGTGAAAACACAAGAGGACCttgtggctgaagctgaagctaATGTGGAGATCCATCGTGTGTCCCGGGAACgggagagagaagaggaggccagGAGACCCCGTGACTCAGTGAGGTATGAGAGGACACGGGAGGACATTGCGGCGGAAGCTGAAGCCGATGTGGAGATCCGCCGTGTGTCccgaggaagggagagagaagaggcCAGGAGACCCAATGAGCTGGTGAGGTATGTGAAAACACAAGAGGACActgtggctgaagctgaagccGATGTGGAGATCCACCATGTGTCCCGGGAACgggaaagagaagaggaggccagGAGACCCCGTGACTCAGTGAGGTATGAGAGGACACGGGAGGACAttgtggctgaagctgaagccGATGTGGAGATCCGCCGTGTGTCccgaggaagggagagagaacaaGAGGACAGGAGACCACGTGAATCACAGAGGCATGAGAGAACACGGGAGGACATTGCGGCGGAAGCTGAAGCTAATGTGGAGATCCGCCGTGTGAGCCGGGAAcggaagagagaagaggaggccagGAGACCTCGTGACTCAGTGAGGTATGAGAGGACACGGGAGGACACTGTGGCTGAAGCGGAAGCTGATGTGGAGATCCGCCGTGTGTCccgaggaagggagagagaagaggcCAGGAGACCCTGTGAGTTGGTGAGGTATGTGAAAACACAAGAGGACAttgtggctgaagctgaagccGATGTGGAGATCCATCGTGTGTCCCGGGAACgggaaagagaagaggaggccagGAGACCCCGTGACTCAGTGAGGTATGAGAGGACACGGGAGGACATTGCggctgaagctgaagctgatGTGGAGATCCGCCGTGTGTCccgaggaagggagagagaacaaGAGGACAGGAGACCACGTGAATCACAGAGGTATGAGAGGACACGGGAGGACAttgtggctgaagctgaagccGATGTGGAGATCCGCCGTGTGTCccgaggaagggagagagaacaaGACGACAGGAGACCACGTGAATCACAGAGGTATGAGAGGACACGGGAGGACAttgtggctgaagctgaagctgaagtGGAGATCCACCGTGTGTCccgaggaagggagagagaggaggcCAGGAGACCCGATGACTCAGTGAGGTATGTGAAAACACAAGAGGACAttgtggctgaagctgaagccGATGTGGAGATCCGCCGTGTGAGCCGAGAAcgggagagggaagaggaggccAGGAGACCCCGTGACTCAGTGAGGTATGAGAGGACACAAGAGAATAttgtggctgaagctgaagccGATGTGGAGATCCGCCGTGTGTCCcgaggaaggaagagagaagaggaggccagGAGACCACGTGAATCACAGAGGTATGAGAGGACACGGGAGGAC ATCGTGGCTGAAGCTGATTTGGAGATCCGCCGGGTGAGCCGGGAAcggaagagagaagaggaggccagGAGACCACGTGAATCACAGAGGTATGAGAGGACACGGGAGGACAttgtggctgaagctgaagctgatGTGGAGATCCGCCGTGTGTCccgaggaagggaaagagaagaggcCAGGAGACCCCGTGAGTCGGTGAGGTATGTGAAAACACAAGAGGACAttgtggctgaagctgaagccGATGTGGAGATCTACCGTGTGTCCAGGGAACGGGAGAGGGAAGAGGCCAGGAGACCCCGTGATTCAGTTAGGTATGACAGAACACGGGAGGACATTGCGGCTGAAGCTGAAGCCGATGTGGAGATCTGCCGTGTGTCccgaggaagggagagagaagaggcCAGGAGACCCAATGAGCTGGTGAGGTATGTGAAAACACAAGAGGACActgtggctgaagctgaagccGATGTGGAGATCCACCGTGTGTCCCGGGAACgggaaagagaagaggaggccagGAGACCCCGTGACTCAGTGAGGTATGAGAGGACACGGGAGGACATTGTGGCGGAAGCTGAAGCTGATGTGGAGATCCGCCGTGTGTCccgaggaagggagagagaacaaGAGGACAGGAGACCACGTGAATCACAGAGGTATGAGAGGACACAGGAGGACATTGTAGCGGAAGCTGAAGCCGATGTGGAGATCCGCCGTGTGTCccgaggaagggagagagaacaaGAGGACAGGAGACCACATAAATCACAGAGGTATGAGAGGACACGGGAGGACATTGCGGCGGAAGCGGAAGCTGATGTGGAGATCCGCCGTGTGTCccgaggaagggagagagaacaaGAGGACAGGAGACCACGTGAATCACAGAGGTATGAGAGGACACGGGAGGACAttgtggctgaagctgaagccGATGTGGAGATCCGCCGTGTGTCccgaggaagggagagagaagaggcCAGGAGACCCCGTGACTCAGTGAGGTATGAGAGGACACGGGAGGACAttgtggctgaagctgaagccGATGTGGAGATCCATCGTGTGTCCCGGGAACgggaaagagaagaggaggccagGAGACCCCGTGACTCAGTGAGGTATGAGAGGACACGGGAGGACAttgtggctgaagctgaagccGATGTGGAGATCCGCCGTGTGTCccaaggaagggagagagaacaaGAGGCCAGGAGACCATGTGAATCACAGAGGTATGAGAGAACACGGGAGGACATTGTGGCGGAAGCTGAAGCTGATGTGGAGATCCGCCGTGTGTCccgaggaagggagagagaacaaGACGACAGGAGACCACGTGAATCACAGAGGTATGAGAGGACACGGGAGGACATcgtggctgaagctgaagctgaagtGGAGATCCACCGTGCGTCccgaggaagggagagagaggaggcCAGGAGACCCGATGACTCAGTGAGGTATGTGAAAACACGAGAGGACAttgtggctgaagctgaagctgaagtGGAGATCCGCCGTGTGAGCCGAGAAcgggagagggaagaggaggccAGGAGACCCCGTGACTCAGTGAGGTATGAGAGGACACAAGAGAATAttgtggctgaagctgaagccGATGTGGAGATCCGCCGTGTGTCccgaggaagggagagagaacaaGAGGACAGGAGACCACGTGAATCACAGAGGTATGAGAGGACACGGGAGGACATcgtggctgaagctgaagccGATGTGGAGATCCGCCGTGTGAGCCGAGAAcgggagagggaagaggaggccAGGAGACCCCGTGACTCAGTGAGGTATGAGAGGACACGGGAGGACATCGTGGCTGAAGCTGATTTGGAGATCCGCCGGGTGAGCCGGGAACgggagagagaagaggaggccagGAGACCACGTGAATCACAGAGGTATGAGAGGACACGGGAGGACAttgtggctgaagctgaagctgatGTGGAGATCCGCCGTGTGTCccgaggaagggaaagagaagaggcCAGGAGACCCCGTGAGTCGGTGAGGTATGTGAAAACACAAGAGGACAttgtggctgaagctgaagccGATGTGGAGATCTACCGTGTGTCCCGGGAACGGGAGAGGGAAGAGGCCAGGAGACCCCGTGATTCAGTTAGGTATGAGAGGACACGGGAGGACATTGCGGCGGAAGCTGAAGCCGATGTGGAGATCCGCCGTGTGTCccgaggaagggagagagaagaggcCAGGAGACCCAATGAGCTGGTGAGGTATGTGAAAACACAAGAGGACActgtggctgaagctgaagccGATGTGGAGATCCACCGTGTGTCCCGGGAACgggaaagagaagaggaggccagGAGACCCCGTGACTCAGTGAGGTATGAGAGGACACGGGAGGACATTGCGGCGGAAGCTGAAGCTGATGTGGAGATCCGCCGTGCGTCccaaggaagggagagagaacaaGAGGACAGGAGACCACATAAATCACAGAGGTATGAGAGGACACGGGAGGACATTGCGGCGGAAGCCGAAGCTGATGTGGAGATCCGCCGTGTGTCccgaggaagggagagagaagaggcCAGGAGACCCTGTGAGTTGGTGAGGTATGTGAAAACACAAGAGGACAttgtggctgaagctgaagccGATGTGGAGATCCATCGTGTGTCCCGGGAACgggaaagagaagaggaggccagGAGACCCCGTGACTCAGTGAGGTATGAGAGGACACGGGAGGACATTGTGGCGGAAGCTGAAGCCGATGTGAAGATCCGCCGTGTGTCccgaggaagggagagagaacaaGAGGACAGGAGACCACGTGAATCACAGAGGTATGAGAGGACATGGGAGGACAttgtggctgaagctgaagctgaagtGGAGATCCACCGTGCGTCccgaggaagggagagagaggaggcCAGGAGACCCGATGACTCAGTGAGGTATGTGAAAACACGAGAGGACAttgtggctgaagctgaagccGATGTGGAGATCCGCCGTGTGTCccaaggaagggagagagaacaaGAGGCCAGGAGACCACGTGAATCACAGAGGTATGAGAGGACACGGGAGGAC AttgtggctgaagctgaagccGATGTGGAGATCCGCCGTGTGAGCCAAGAACGGGAGAGGCAAGAGGAGGCCAGGAGACCCCGTGACTCAGTGCGTTATGACAGAACACGGGAGGACAttgtggctgaagctgaagccGATGTGGAGATCCGCCACGTGACccaaaaaagggagagagaacaaGAGGACAGGAGACCACGTAAATCACAGAGGTATGAGAGGACACGGGAGGACATcgtggctgaagctgaagctgaagtGGAGATCCGCCGTGTGTCccgaggaagggagagagaggaggcCAGGAGACCCAATGAGTTGGTGAGGTATGTGAAAACACGAGAGGACAGcgtggctgaagctgaagctgaagtGGAGATCCGCCGTGTGAGCCGAGAAcgggagagggaagaggaggccAGGAGACCCCGTGACTCAGTGAGGTATGAGAGGACACGGGAGGACATCGTGGCTGAAGCTGATTTGGAGATCCGCTGGGTGAGCCGGGAAcggaagagagaagaggaggccagGAGACCACGTGAATCACAGAGGTATGAGAGGACACGGGAGGACAttgtggctgaagctgaagccGATGTGGAGATCCACCGTGTGACCCGGGAACGGGAGAGGGAAGAGGCCAGGAAACCTCGTGACTCAGTGAGGTATGAGAGGACACGGGAGGACATTGTGGCTGAAGCCGAAGCCGATGTGGAGATCCGCCGTGTGTCccgaggaagggagagagaacaaGAGGACAGGAGACCTCATGAATCACAGAGGTATGAGAGGACACGGGAGGACATTGTCGCTGAAGCTGATGTGCAGATCCACCGCGTGTCtcaaaaaagggagagagaacaaGAGGCCAGAAGACCCCGTGAATCAGTGAGGTATGAGAAGACACAGGAGGATATtttggctgaagctgaagccGATGTGGAGATCCGCCACGTGTCCCGGGAACGGGAGAGAGAAGAGGCCAGGAGACCCCGTGAATCATTGAGGTATGAGAGGACACAAGAGGACATTGTGACTGATGCTGAAGCAGAGGTTTGTCGTGAGGAGGTAGAAAGGGCAGATTCCCTCCATGAGTATGAGGAAGCTGTGAAGGAGAGGAGGGCTGTACGGTCACGAGCGAGGGAAGAGGCCCCTGTAAGAGAAAGGAGGCTTGATCGTCAGCGGGACCTGGAAGTGGAGCGAAATAGGTTCCCAGTACGCGATGATCAGGGAGAAAGGCAGGAGAGAAGCCTCTACCAAACTGTGGATGTTGATAGCAGAGACCTTGTTCCCCCCGGTGAAGTTCCATCTGTCACTGATGTGAGGGTCCGCTATATCCCCTCTGACCCTGATGTACGCCCAGAGGTACAGGCTGTCCCTGAGCCCTGTGAGCCTCAATCCATCGCGTATTTGATCCATGTTATCCAGAACCTGAATGATCCCAAAGCTACCACATATGAGATCATCTGCCAGCAGTCCAATGATTCAGGGCAGCCTGTCTATGTAAGGAAATGCTACGTTTCACCACAGCCACCAGTTGGGCCGTGCAAAGAAAGCAGCGTCCTGGAGCCCGAACTGCAGCATCTGCCATCTTCCAGTTCCCAGGAAAATGCAAGGGAGCTCGAGGAGCCCAGGAAAGGTGAGATACGGGAAAGGTCTGCAACAGGAGTGAAGGAAGGGGCTTCTGCCCCTGAGTTGGATAGCTTGAAGGATGACACCAGCCAGGCTGAGACTAGGGAAGACAGGAGGGACCACCAGAGTCCCAGTGTGCATGACGTGGAAGAGAAGAATCATCAGCCAGAGGGTGATGGACCAAAAGCCACTGAAGAGGAAGTCTCACAGGAAGCCGAATCCCAAGGAAACAAAGACAGGGAGGCCAAGAGCCGTTCACCTGCAGCCCGGgctccagagctgcaggaagctcACAAGCAGGGCCAGCAAGCTGCAGAAGAACCACGTCACCCAGTGCCCCAAAGGGACGAAGCTGGCTGCTGCCATGAGGATGCAGAGCTCCCTTCACCAGACAGGAGCCGCCAGGCACgagaagaggaaaacagcaaaaggagCTCCCAGCAAGAGAATAACACTCAGCCTCAACGTGAGGAGGAACGCAGCCCCATGGCCCCACAAGCACTAAGCCATCCTATGAGGGATGAGGCCAAGGCACCCTGA